From a region of the Abditibacteriaceae bacterium genome:
- a CDS encoding ATP-dependent Clp protease proteolytic subunit, with protein MLVPYIVEETARGERGYDIYSRLLKDRIIIVHEPVSDQLASVVIAQMLFLEKEDPEKDIQMYIMSPGGSVVAGNAIYDTMQVVQPDIMTICTGYAASYGALLLCAGAKGKRFATPHARIMIHQPSGGFEGQATDAEISLREMLLYKRTLAGIIAENTGQELEKVMADSERDYWMGAEEAKAYGMIDDIITKESRG; from the coding sequence ATGTTAGTTCCTTACATCGTTGAAGAAACAGCACGCGGCGAACGCGGTTACGACATTTATAGCCGCCTTCTTAAAGACCGCATTATCATCGTCCACGAACCTGTCAGCGACCAGCTTGCCTCGGTTGTCATCGCGCAGATGTTGTTCTTGGAAAAAGAAGACCCGGAAAAAGATATTCAGATGTACATCATGAGTCCGGGCGGCAGCGTTGTGGCGGGCAACGCGATTTATGACACGATGCAAGTCGTGCAGCCCGACATCATGACCATCTGCACCGGCTACGCGGCTTCGTATGGCGCGTTGCTGCTGTGCGCGGGCGCGAAAGGCAAGCGCTTCGCCACACCGCACGCACGCATCATGATTCACCAGCCGTCGGGTGGATTTGAAGGCCAGGCGACCGATGCCGAAATCTCGTTGCGCGAAATGCTGCTCTACAAGCGCACGTTGGCCGGAATCATCGCCGAAAACACCGGACAGGAATTGGAAAAAGTCATGGCCGATTCCGAACGCGATTACTGGATGGGTGCCGAAGAAGCCAAAGCCTACGGCATGATCGACGACATCATCACCAAAGAATCGCGCGGTTAA
- a CDS encoding BatA and WFA domain-containing protein, whose translation MNFIAPLNLAFALLSGAIVVLYLLRLKRKERMVSSTLLWQESLRDVQANAPWQKLRQSLLMWLQILVVILAALALARPAISVWTAGGQTIVIVMDASASMAATDVAPSRFGQAQREAARLVGALSGGDEAAVISAGSSTRVLAPLTRDKNALQRAINNAKPLDTSANLGEAIALASSLLRDRKPSQITVLSDGASPVETAEKATNVQFVKIGLRSDNVAITAMDARRGYADGARAQVFVTARNFSNRAREVNLELSRDGELFAVRPLAVPANSARSELFEGAFASGLFTARLDVKDDLASDNTTYASLEAATKSTVLLISEGNVFLEKALSLDKNVELVRVAPGESLPQGRFDVVVSDGDAGKVLPDTNLLLFNTIPTSAPVEKANGLLATPGVADWNRTHPVTRNASWADLRVAESLNARTKPWAQAIVEAERAPLVVAGERGGRRVVWCGFDVRASDLPLRVTFPIFITNALRWLGSSRGAARESATQRTGEAVSLALPAGTGEAEVSAPDGSKRRVRVDGTTAMYDGATQAGLYRVAAGKYSSAFGVSLLNATESDLTPKDKLTIGGKELGGTSSARSNRELWPWIVFAALSLLGLEWWIFHRGV comes from the coding sequence ATGAATTTCATTGCTCCTTTAAACTTGGCTTTCGCACTATTAAGCGGCGCGATTGTCGTTCTTTACCTCTTGCGACTCAAGCGCAAAGAGCGCATGGTTTCTTCGACTCTTTTGTGGCAGGAATCTTTGCGCGATGTACAAGCTAACGCGCCGTGGCAGAAGCTCCGCCAAAGTTTGTTAATGTGGCTGCAAATTCTGGTGGTTATCCTTGCGGCTCTGGCTCTGGCGCGGCCCGCGATTTCCGTGTGGACAGCGGGTGGACAAACAATCGTCATCGTGATGGATGCGTCGGCTTCGATGGCGGCAACCGATGTCGCACCTTCGCGCTTTGGACAGGCTCAGCGTGAAGCCGCGCGGTTGGTTGGCGCGCTTTCGGGCGGCGATGAAGCTGCGGTAATTTCAGCGGGAAGTTCAACGCGTGTGTTAGCTCCGCTCACGCGCGATAAAAATGCGCTGCAACGCGCCATCAACAACGCAAAACCACTGGACACTTCAGCCAATTTGGGCGAAGCGATTGCGCTTGCGAGTTCACTGTTGCGCGACCGCAAGCCATCGCAGATTACGGTTTTGTCCGATGGCGCGTCGCCCGTCGAGACTGCAGAGAAAGCAACGAATGTGCAGTTCGTGAAAATCGGCCTGCGCAGCGACAATGTTGCGATTACAGCGATGGACGCCCGACGTGGTTACGCCGATGGCGCGCGTGCGCAGGTTTTCGTCACAGCGCGCAACTTCTCCAACCGCGCCCGCGAAGTTAACCTAGAGCTTTCGCGCGATGGCGAACTGTTCGCGGTTCGCCCGCTTGCGGTTCCAGCCAACAGTGCGCGTTCGGAACTGTTTGAAGGCGCTTTCGCCTCGGGACTTTTTACAGCCAGGCTCGATGTAAAAGACGATCTCGCCAGCGACAACACCACTTACGCCTCGCTGGAAGCAGCCACCAAATCCACCGTACTTCTGATATCAGAAGGCAATGTGTTTTTAGAAAAAGCATTATCCCTCGATAAGAATGTCGAACTGGTGCGCGTCGCGCCGGGCGAATCGTTGCCCCAAGGCCGCTTCGATGTTGTGGTTTCCGATGGCGATGCCGGAAAGGTTTTGCCCGATACCAACCTCTTACTTTTCAATACGATTCCCACAAGCGCGCCTGTTGAGAAAGCAAACGGTTTGTTAGCAACGCCCGGCGTCGCCGATTGGAACCGCACCCATCCGGTTACGCGCAACGCGTCGTGGGCCGATTTGCGCGTTGCCGAGAGCCTCAACGCGCGGACGAAGCCGTGGGCGCAGGCGATTGTCGAAGCAGAGCGGGCGCCTTTGGTTGTGGCAGGTGAGCGCGGCGGGCGGCGCGTAGTCTGGTGCGGTTTTGATGTGCGCGCGTCCGATTTGCCGCTGCGTGTCACCTTCCCGATTTTTATCACTAACGCACTGCGCTGGCTCGGTTCGTCGCGCGGCGCGGCGCGCGAAAGTGCTACGCAACGCACCGGAGAAGCCGTGAGTCTTGCGCTTCCAGCCGGAACAGGTGAAGCCGAAGTTTCGGCTCCCGATGGGAGCAAACGGCGCGTTAGGGTCGATGGCACAACGGCGATGTATGATGGCGCGACGCAAGCCGGTTTATATCGTGTGGCGGCAGGAAAGTATTCGAGTGCTTTTGGTGTTTCCTTACTTAATGCAACCGAAAGCGACTTAACGCCCAAAGATAAGCTCACAATTGGCGGTAAAGAATTGGGAGGCACATCGAGTGCGCGCAGCAACCGCGAGTTGTGGCCGTGGATCGTTTTTGCCGCGCTTTCGCTTTTGGGATTGGAATGGTGGATTTTTCATCGCGGCGTGTAA
- a CDS encoding DUF192 domain-containing protein, whose protein sequence is MPKTLCARNTMRDVDLCPRCVVADSFFTRVRGLMFRASLPEGEGLWISLCPSIHMFNVRFPLDVIFLTKDNTVTDIVENIAPGKTYVARDKQGKPHSAIEVNAGTVARTGTRIGDTIKFDEVQSKTIVL, encoded by the coding sequence GTGCCGAAAACGCTTTGTGCGCGCAACACGATGCGCGATGTCGATCTTTGCCCCCGCTGTGTTGTCGCCGATTCTTTCTTCACGCGCGTGCGCGGCCTGATGTTCCGCGCCTCGCTGCCCGAAGGCGAAGGACTCTGGATTTCCCTGTGTCCGTCGATTCACATGTTCAACGTGCGCTTTCCGCTCGATGTGATTTTCCTGACGAAAGACAACACGGTTACTGATATTGTGGAGAACATCGCGCCCGGCAAAACCTATGTGGCGCGCGATAAGCAGGGCAAGCCGCACTCGGCGATTGAAGTGAATGCGGGCACTGTCGCCCGCACCGGCACGCGCATCGGCGACACTATCAAGTTCGACGAAGTACAGTCGAAAACGATCGTACTATGA
- the tig gene encoding trigger factor, which translates to MSAATEEKTDLVTNVSVERGEDGVAAITIEVAPEAVKATRERVIKELSKRVKVPGFRPGHVPVAIVRRNVGDEAISQNVSDELVPQAYQAALEKEGLVPLERAEVDTLTFDSFDGEKPLQFTARVVLRPEITLGELKGLTVTYPTVDVTDEDVEKGLEELRGQRAEMKDVEDRGAQNGDIISAELNVFMDGKPHSDEPSNLRGFILGESGFVPSIDEHLVDAKVGEERRFTVKYEDDFKDADLAGKEAEFAVTISGIKERILPELDEEFVKTLGMDSVEAVRARMKQAITEGRTREAIEAVRTDLVDAAVESANFEAPSKTMHERAHQRLHNAEAELQQRGATLDDYLQSIGKTRDEFSDDVHAEAEKELKQELVLDEIARREELAADNREIEMHYHQMAYVTGQPVEEIVKALDWETARGSVLQRKAVDWLVEHADIVDGEGNKIENFGQLPQFEENNDIDDAALAAATEVEATEVETADEAKSE; encoded by the coding sequence ATGTCTGCAGCCACTGAAGAAAAAACCGATCTGGTTACTAATGTTTCGGTCGAACGCGGCGAAGACGGCGTTGCCGCCATCACCATCGAAGTTGCGCCCGAAGCCGTGAAAGCCACGCGCGAGCGCGTTATCAAGGAGTTGTCCAAGCGCGTCAAAGTGCCGGGCTTTCGTCCGGGTCACGTGCCGGTTGCTATCGTGCGCCGCAATGTCGGCGACGAAGCGATTTCGCAGAACGTGTCCGACGAACTGGTGCCGCAGGCTTACCAGGCCGCGCTGGAAAAAGAAGGACTTGTTCCTCTGGAGCGCGCCGAAGTTGATACCCTCACCTTCGATTCGTTCGATGGCGAAAAGCCGCTGCAGTTCACCGCACGCGTTGTCTTGCGTCCTGAAATCACGCTCGGCGAATTGAAAGGTCTCACCGTCACCTACCCCACGGTCGATGTCACCGATGAAGATGTCGAAAAGGGTCTGGAAGAATTACGCGGCCAGCGCGCCGAGATGAAAGATGTCGAAGATCGTGGCGCGCAGAATGGCGACATCATTTCGGCAGAACTCAACGTCTTCATGGATGGCAAGCCGCATTCGGATGAGCCTTCCAACCTACGCGGTTTCATTCTGGGCGAAAGCGGTTTCGTGCCTTCGATTGACGAACACCTCGTTGATGCGAAAGTTGGCGAAGAGCGCCGCTTCACCGTGAAATACGAAGACGACTTCAAAGACGCCGATCTTGCCGGCAAAGAAGCCGAATTCGCCGTCACCATTTCGGGCATCAAAGAGCGCATCCTGCCGGAACTTGATGAAGAGTTCGTCAAGACGCTCGGCATGGACAGCGTTGAAGCCGTCCGCGCTCGCATGAAGCAGGCGATTACCGAAGGCCGCACCCGCGAAGCCATCGAAGCCGTTCGCACCGATTTGGTTGATGCTGCCGTTGAAAGCGCCAACTTCGAAGCGCCGTCGAAGACGATGCACGAACGCGCACACCAGCGTTTGCACAACGCCGAAGCTGAATTGCAGCAGCGCGGCGCAACGCTCGATGATTACCTTCAGAGCATCGGCAAGACACGCGACGAATTCTCGGATGATGTTCACGCCGAAGCCGAAAAAGAACTGAAGCAGGAATTGGTGCTGGACGAAATCGCACGCCGCGAAGAACTCGCTGCCGATAACCGCGAAATCGAAATGCACTATCACCAGATGGCGTATGTCACCGGCCAGCCGGTGGAAGAAATCGTCAAAGCTCTCGATTGGGAAACCGCGCGCGGTTCGGTCTTGCAGCGCAAAGCTGTCGATTGGCTCGTCGAGCACGCCGACATCGTTGACGGCGAAGGCAACAAAATCGAGAACTTCGGCCAGTTGCCTCAGTTCGAAGAAAACAATGACATCGATGATGCGGCTTTGGCTGCAGCAACCGAAGTTGAAGCGACCGAAGTCGAAACGGCTGACGAAGCGAAATCGGAGTAA
- a CDS encoding HD-GYP domain-containing protein, translated as MTNTITMNAGTSEAFNFGTLWQPAVRGLADMGIRVDNIALCHAAQAEETRIALQNETLNADCSSTCLLAFAANAWQGDETLHAHSERVAVCSVRLGRSIGLSSRELETLHFAALLHDCGKLALDPDVLTKPGALDDGEFAHIKTHPRCGECLLETLPFLKEALPGVRFHHERWDGAGYPDGLGGEDIPLAARIIGLCDAFDAMTHRRPYHDALSTSEARGVIRRESGSHFDPALVSAFLAKPTRARRFVFLSRHISRGVGAFV; from the coding sequence ATGACAAATACAATCACCATGAACGCGGGAACATCGGAAGCATTCAACTTTGGTACCCTGTGGCAACCGGCGGTGCGAGGTCTGGCTGACATGGGAATACGCGTCGATAATATCGCTCTGTGCCATGCGGCGCAGGCCGAAGAAACACGCATTGCGCTGCAGAATGAAACCTTGAACGCCGATTGCAGCAGCACTTGTCTCCTTGCTTTCGCCGCTAATGCGTGGCAGGGCGATGAAACCTTGCACGCTCATTCCGAGCGCGTGGCTGTCTGTTCGGTACGTTTAGGACGGAGTATCGGCCTTTCTTCGCGCGAGTTAGAAACGCTGCATTTTGCGGCTCTGCTGCACGATTGCGGAAAGCTGGCGCTTGACCCCGATGTTCTCACCAAACCCGGCGCTCTCGATGATGGCGAATTTGCCCACATTAAAACGCACCCGCGCTGCGGCGAATGCTTGCTGGAAACGCTGCCGTTCTTAAAAGAAGCGTTGCCCGGCGTGCGTTTTCATCATGAGCGGTGGGACGGTGCCGGTTATCCCGATGGCTTGGGCGGCGAAGACATTCCGCTCGCGGCACGCATCATTGGATTGTGCGATGCCTTCGATGCCATGACACACCGCCGCCCCTATCATGATGCGCTTTCCACTTCAGAGGCAAGGGGTGTTATTCGCCGTGAAAGTGGCTCGCATTTCGATCCGGCGCTTGTCTCGGCTTTTCTGGCGAAGCCCACGCGCGCACGCCGCTTTGTTTTTCTTTCCCGCCACATCTCGCGCGGCGTCGGCGCATTCGTTTAA
- a CDS encoding DUF58 domain-containing protein: MLLEPATMRKLDALALGARRAFTGASKGEKRSRKRGSSVEFADFREYNLGDDIRRLDWAAYGRFEKLFLKQFLEEEDVDLTLLLDTSLSMSYGEPSKLLAAQRLAAAVGYIGLKGFDRVTAANFDQTLRNRFAPARGQGAAHRLFNFLEEQTAAGSAELAPPMKRFASTVQRGGIALVFSDFLLPEGYETGLKILASRGFEVTAVQILSREELEPTLVGDLKLVDAETGELREVSISSRLLQTYKKKLDEHTNGLKKFCRSYDMNYLLVPSDIEVETAVLKLLRGEGVVK; this comes from the coding sequence ATGCTTTTGGAACCGGCAACGATGAGGAAATTGGATGCGCTGGCGCTGGGCGCGCGGCGCGCATTTACCGGCGCGAGCAAGGGCGAGAAGCGCTCGCGCAAGCGCGGCTCGTCGGTCGAGTTCGCCGATTTCCGCGAATATAATCTGGGCGACGACATTCGCCGCCTCGACTGGGCCGCGTACGGACGCTTCGAGAAATTATTTCTCAAGCAGTTTCTGGAAGAAGAAGACGTCGATCTCACCTTGCTTCTCGATACCAGCCTTTCGATGAGCTACGGTGAACCGAGCAAGCTTCTCGCGGCGCAGCGATTGGCAGCAGCCGTTGGTTATATCGGCCTTAAAGGTTTCGACCGCGTGACGGCAGCGAACTTCGACCAAACCTTACGCAATCGTTTTGCACCCGCGCGCGGACAGGGTGCGGCGCATCGTTTGTTTAATTTTCTCGAAGAGCAAACTGCTGCAGGTAGCGCCGAACTCGCGCCGCCGATGAAGCGCTTTGCTTCCACAGTTCAACGCGGTGGTATTGCATTAGTCTTCTCCGACTTCCTGCTTCCCGAAGGTTACGAAACAGGTTTAAAAATCTTAGCTTCGCGAGGCTTTGAAGTAACTGCGGTGCAGATACTTTCGCGCGAAGAACTCGAACCAACCTTAGTTGGCGACCTGAAGCTCGTTGATGCCGAAACCGGCGAGTTGCGCGAGGTTAGTATCTCTTCACGCCTGCTTCAAACCTATAAGAAAAAACTCGATGAACATACCAATGGCTTAAAGAAGTTCTGCCGCTCCTATGACATGAACTACCTTTTAGTTCCCAGCGACATCGAAGTTGAAACAGCCGTTCTCAAATTACTGCGCGGCGAAGGCGTGGTGAAGTAG